In Capsicum annuum cultivar UCD-10X-F1 chromosome 7, UCD10Xv1.1, whole genome shotgun sequence, one genomic interval encodes:
- the LOC107856678 gene encoding temperature-induced lipocalin-1, with the protein MTTKEMEVVRNLDVERYMGRWYEIASFPSRFQPKDGVDTRATYSLNPDGTIHVLNETWSGGKRGSIEGTAYKADPKSDEAKLKVKFYLPPFLPIIPITGDYWVLYIDHDYQYALIGQPSKKYLWILCRQPHLDEGIYNQLVEKAKEVGYDVSKLHKTPQADPPPESEDAPKDTKGIWWLKSIFGK; encoded by the exons atgaccacaaaaGAGATGGAAGTAGTGAGAAACTTAGATGTTGAAAGGTACATGGGGAGATGGTATGAAATTGCCTCATTTCCCTCAAGATTTCAGCCCAAAGATGGAGTGGACACAAGGGCTACTTACTCTTTGAATCCAGATGGGACAATACATGTGTTAAATGAGACATGGAGTGGTGGTAAAAGAGGTTCAATTGAAGGCACTGCTTATAAAGCTGATCCAAAAAGTGATGAAGCTAAACTCAAAGTGAAATTTTATTTACCTCCTTTCTTGCCAATTATTCCAATTACTGGTGATTATTGGGTTCTTTATATTGATCATGATTATCAATATGCTTTGATTGGTCAACCTAGTAAGAAGTATCTTTGG ATATTATGTAGGCAACCACATCTTGATGAGGGAATATACAACCAACTTGTTGAGAAGGCTAAAGAAGTAGGGTATGATGTGAGCAAACTTCACAAGACACCTCAAGCTGATCCACCACCAGAGAGTGAAGATGCACCAAAGGACACAAAAGGAATTTGGTGGCTCAAATCAATCTTTGGAAAATAA